A single region of the Cucumis melo cultivar AY chromosome 3, USDA_Cmelo_AY_1.0, whole genome shotgun sequence genome encodes:
- the LOC103488657 gene encoding probable protein phosphatase 2C 33, with amino-acid sequence MGSCLSGDRHKRTIPYSEIASTSRDDGVITRRNSKRKITRKGSSPSNDSSREMSLHRIPGRMFLNGTTDHASLFTRQGKKGINQDAMIVWENFVTKEDTIFCGVFDGHGPFGHMVAKKVRDSLPLKLNAQLELDATRKEGQNDARCQVSPPTLVNKGSGTSHCDPDHRGNIYVMLKESFLKAFKVMDKELKLHPYIDCYTSGTTSVALVKQGRDLIIGNVGDSRAVLGTRDKSNSLVAVQLTVDLKPNHPREAERIRLCKGRIFALQNEPEIFRVWLPNNDSPGLAMARAFGDFCLKDFGVIAVPDVSYRHLTEKDEFVVLATDGVWDVLSNEEVVAVVASSPRSSAARVLVDSATRAWRLKYPTAKVDDCAVVCLYLDSNESSATTAKEQEFANDMET; translated from the exons ATGGGTTCATGCCTCTCTGGGGACCGCCACAAGCGTACGATCCCTTACTCTGAGATTGCTTCTACTTCTCGTGATGATGGCGTTATTACTCGAAGGAACTCCAAGAGGAAGATTACGAGAAAGGGTTCTTCTCCCTCCAATGATTCTTCAAGAGAGATGTCGCTTCATCGAATTCCTGGCCGGATGTTTTTGAATGGAACAACTGATCATGCTTCGCTCTTTACTAGGCAAGGCAAGAAAGGCATCAATCAGGACGCTATGATTGTTTGGGAG AATTTTGTCACAAAAGAAGACACAATATTTTGTGGAGTCTTTGATGGACATGGTCCCTTTGGCCATATGGTTGCAAAAAAAGTCAGAGATTCTCTTCCTCTAAAACTGAATGCTCAGTTGGAGTTGGATGCTACCAGAAAGGAAGGGCAAAATGATGCCAGATGTCAAGTCTCTCCACCAACGTTGGTTAACAAGGGCTCTGGAACCTCTCATTGTGATCCTGATCATCGGGGCAACATTTATGTCATGCTGAAAGAGTCTTTTCTGAAGGCTTTTAAGGTGATGGACAAGGAGCTTAAACTACATCCATATATCGATTGCTATACCAGTGGTACGACATCAGTTGCTTTGGTGAAACAG GGTAGGGATCTTATCATTGGAAATGTTGGGGACTCGAGGGCTGTTTTAGGGACCAGAGATAAATCTAATTCTCTTGTTGCAGTTCAGTTGACTGTGGACCTCAAGCCAAATCATCCTA GGGAAGCTGAAAGGATCAGACTTTGCAAAGGAAGAATCTTTGCACTTCAAAATGAGCCTGAGATTTTTCGGGTTTGGCTTCCTAACAATGATTCTCCTGGGCTTGCTATGGCCAGAGCCTTCGGAGATTTCTGTTTGAAAGATTTTGGCGTGATAGCAGTTCCTGATGTTTCTTATCGTCATCTTACTGAGAAAGATGAGTTTGTGGTACTTGCTACTGATGGG GTTTGGGATGTTCTCTCAAACGAAGAGGTTGTAGCAGTTGTTGCATCGTCACCGAGATCCTCTGCAGCTCGTGTCCTTGTGGATTCAGCTACTCGAGCATGGAGATTGAAGTATCCCACTGCCAAGGTGGATGATTGTGCTGTAGTCTGCCTGTACCTGGACTCTAACGAGAGTTCTGCAACAACAGCTAAGGAGCAG GAGTTCGCCAATGACATGGAAACTTAG